One window of Gloeothece citriformis PCC 7424 genomic DNA carries:
- a CDS encoding ATP-binding protein, giving the protein MTNTTTDEQLTVNSGYYLNNALNWLKLKLNFYISQYESSVDAFSPADSLKEKAVNLSPLPAFITLSQTLQLSEFEQNILLLCVAIEINPHFAQLYAQAHKNEKINYPTFALAFSLFDQFNWEAIAPNSPLRYWGLIEILSLKNESLINCPIQLKERILHYFLGINQIDVRLLSYLIPLSSSDDNILSPSQQQIKEKILNNWQNQDYSPKLPHFYLFGANSSIKKIICQVLCQEKGLTLYQLIVEQIPTNSQELTNFIRLWQRESQLLPLALYIDIQSLEGKNPNAQHTTALRQFFQSCQGIFFIDSYDNDLGLSSHKMTVEVNKPTPEEQYHYWCQLLGENNELVAKQLTSQFNLNLTDIEEIFRSPQPPLEEIKNRSPQPPFLRGANSVNLAENDLFKQLWQSCLTYTTPKIDKLAQRIELKATWEDIVLPEAIKGQLEHIVAQIRYRHQVYDEWGYRKRLNRGLGVSAVFAGESGTGKTMAAEVIANELQLNLYRIDLSTVVSKYIGETEKNLRRLFDAAEEGGGILFFDEADALFGKRSEVKDSHDRYANIETNYLLQRLESYSGLAILATNKRASMDIAFMRRLRYIIDFPFPSPEIRQQIWRKVFPPQVPLDELDYDYLAQISLTGGSIINIALNASFMAASKGGKIGMNEIMSAIRAEFLKTERPLYELNIKPKTEIWSYWDEEEEVFEEI; this is encoded by the coding sequence ATGACAAACACCACAACAGACGAACAATTAACCGTAAATAGTGGCTATTATCTGAATAATGCCTTAAATTGGCTAAAATTAAAGCTCAATTTCTATATATCTCAATATGAATCCTCAGTTGATGCTTTCTCTCCTGCTGATTCTCTCAAGGAAAAAGCCGTTAACCTCTCCCCCCTTCCGGCTTTTATTACCCTCTCTCAAACCCTACAATTAAGCGAATTTGAACAAAATATTTTACTTTTATGCGTCGCTATCGAAATTAATCCCCATTTTGCCCAATTATACGCTCAAGCTCACAAAAATGAGAAGATAAACTATCCCACTTTTGCCCTAGCATTCAGTCTCTTTGACCAGTTTAACTGGGAAGCGATCGCTCCTAACTCTCCTTTGCGCTATTGGGGTTTAATTGAAATCCTGTCCTTAAAAAATGAATCCTTGATCAATTGCCCGATCCAACTCAAAGAACGGATTTTACACTATTTTTTAGGCATTAATCAAATTGATGTACGTCTTCTCTCCTATTTAATCCCCCTTTCTTCTTCTGACGATAACATCCTTTCCCCTTCCCAACAACAAATTAAAGAAAAAATCCTCAATAATTGGCAAAATCAAGACTATTCCCCAAAACTTCCCCATTTTTACCTATTCGGTGCAAACAGTAGCATAAAAAAGATAATTTGTCAAGTCTTATGTCAAGAAAAAGGATTAACTCTCTATCAATTAATTGTGGAACAAATACCCACTAATAGCCAAGAATTAACGAATTTTATTCGATTATGGCAACGAGAAAGCCAATTATTACCCCTTGCGCTGTATATTGATATACAATCCCTCGAAGGGAAAAACCCTAATGCTCAACATACCACAGCCTTAAGACAGTTTTTCCAGTCTTGTCAAGGAATCTTTTTTATTGATAGCTATGACAATGATTTAGGATTATCCTCACATAAAATGACCGTTGAAGTCAATAAACCCACCCCAGAGGAACAATATCACTATTGGTGTCAACTTTTAGGGGAAAATAACGAACTTGTTGCCAAACAATTAACCAGTCAATTTAACTTAAATTTGACGGATATTGAGGAGATTTTTAGATCCCCCCAACCCCCCTTAGAAGAAATAAAGAATAGATCCCCCCAACCCCCCTTTCTAAGGGGGGCTAATTCGGTTAATTTAGCAGAAAATGACCTATTTAAACAACTTTGGCAAAGCTGTCTAACTTATACTACCCCTAAGATCGACAAATTGGCACAACGCATAGAATTAAAAGCGACATGGGAGGATATAGTCTTACCAGAAGCCATAAAAGGGCAATTAGAGCACATTGTGGCACAAATACGCTACCGTCATCAAGTTTACGACGAATGGGGCTACCGTAAGCGCTTAAATCGAGGGTTAGGGGTAAGTGCGGTATTTGCCGGAGAAAGCGGAACCGGAAAAACCATGGCCGCGGAAGTCATCGCCAATGAATTACAATTAAATTTATATAGAATAGATTTATCAACCGTTGTTAGTAAATATATTGGGGAAACAGAAAAGAATTTGCGCCGTTTATTTGATGCGGCAGAAGAAGGAGGAGGTATTTTATTTTTTGATGAAGCTGATGCCTTGTTTGGCAAAAGATCCGAAGTAAAAGACAGTCATGATCGCTATGCCAATATCGAGACAAATTATCTCTTACAAAGATTAGAATCCTATAGCGGATTAGCTATTTTAGCTACTAATAAAAGAGCCTCTATGGATATAGCCTTTATGCGAAGATTGCGGTATATAATTGATTTTCCTTTCCCTTCCCCAGAAATCCGTCAACAAATCTGGCGCAAAGTTTTTCCCCCTCAAGTACCCCTAGATGAATTAGATTATGATTATTTGGCGCAAATTAGCTTGACGGGTGGAAGTATTATCAATATTGCCTTAAATGCTTCTTTTATGGCGGCATCCAAGGGGGGGAAAATAGGGATGAATGAGATTATGAGTGCGATCCGTGCAGAATTTCTCAAAACTGAACGCCCCCTTTATGAGTTGAATATTAAACCGAAAACTGAGATTTGGTCATATTGGGATGAGGAAGAAGAGGTTTTTGAGGAAATTTGA
- a CDS encoding DUF4157 domain-containing protein: protein MVFERPQKRASQEPQGRFSSQVFQRQYFSDEEEKQIRNRPMPVGMFNYAATLPTAPYSEPVQAKAEESVTQTVSPEAEGMGTENEAVIQEKSEEKPNLTGLPDELKAGVENLSGYSLDDVRVHYNSPKPAQLQALAYTQGREIHVAPGQEEHLPHEAWHVVQQIQGRVKPTMQMKGVQINDDKGLEREADVNGKKASTKKWWDNHSSTTLSQSKRSGEAVSQLMGRNVLYRGPEIMIKLYRGSDYTWEMRAMQTGRLISKGLREFKGKAPLEMVAHTMDTHSGEFAPLDPRELRNRHAKSSSKSTGEKPHTPTSNYVSLTDDPERAIEWATIIYRFDIWRSDVWKGGVDYDRGGPEREWLAEGNTKIYNVEFSRDQGKSWNPVDQELDSETTTLFEKLQHVK from the coding sequence ATGGTATTTGAGCGTCCCCAGAAACGAGCATCCCAAGAACCCCAGGGAAGATTTTCTAGCCAAGTCTTTCAACGGCAATATTTCAGCGATGAGGAGGAAAAACAGATTAGAAATCGTCCGATGCCGGTAGGTATGTTTAATTATGCCGCGACTTTACCTACTGCGCCCTATAGCGAACCCGTACAAGCCAAAGCCGAAGAATCGGTAACACAGACGGTTTCCCCTGAAGCTGAAGGAATGGGGACGGAAAATGAGGCAGTTATACAAGAGAAAAGCGAAGAAAAACCCAATTTAACGGGATTACCCGATGAGCTTAAAGCCGGGGTCGAGAATTTATCGGGATATTCCTTAGATGATGTCAGGGTTCATTATAATTCCCCTAAACCCGCCCAATTACAGGCGTTAGCTTACACCCAAGGGAGAGAGATTCATGTCGCACCTGGACAAGAGGAACATTTACCCCATGAAGCATGGCACGTGGTTCAGCAGATCCAGGGAAGGGTAAAACCGACCATGCAGATGAAGGGGGTACAGATTAATGATGATAAGGGATTGGAGCGAGAAGCGGATGTAAACGGCAAGAAAGCATCGACAAAGAAGTGGTGGGATAACCATAGTTCAACTACTCTATCCCAATCAAAAAGGAGCGGTGAAGCAGTGTCGCAACTTATGGGGAGGAACGTTTTATATAGAGGGCCTGAAATTATGATAAAGCTATATAGAGGGTCGGATTATACCTGGGAAATGCGTGCAATGCAAACTGGGCGGCTTATAAGCAAGGGATTGCGTGAATTTAAAGGCAAAGCCCCATTAGAAATGGTGGCACATACAATGGATACACATTCAGGAGAGTTCGCGCCTTTAGATCCTAGAGAATTAAGAAATCGACATGCTAAATCGAGTTCTAAGTCCACAGGAGAAAAGCCACATACTCCCACAAGTAACTATGTGTCATTAACCGATGATCCTGAACGAGCAATTGAATGGGCAACAATAATATATCGGTTTGATATATGGCGTAGCGATGTCTGGAAGGGAGGTGTGGATTACGATAGAGGAGGCCCAGAAAGAGAATGGTTGGCGGAAGGAAATACCAAGATATATAATGTAGAGTTTTCAAGAGATCAAGGCAAAAGTTGGAACCCTGTAGATCAAGAGTTAGATAGTGAAACTACAACACTATTTGAAAAATTACAACATGTGAAGTAG
- a CDS encoding eCIS core domain-containing protein, with amino-acid sequence MVFERPQKRASQEPQGRFSSQVFQRQYFSDEEEKQIRNRPMPVGMFNYAATLPTAPYSEPIQEKADESVTQTVSPEAEAMKTENEAVIQEKSEKQPNLTGLPDELKAGVENLSGYSLDDVRVHYNSPKPAQLQALAYTQGREIHVAPGQEEHLPHEAWHVVQQMQGRVKPTMQMKGVQINDDEGFEREADIMGCNASKIPTEKKETNQSSDSLQFKPIIQRVKFANSNDSLARSRNIPVSELSPDQILSLDLAFQNQPIRMILDDDWPLENKGMVLFGNGVIQWCSINDQELEIIREKANNYLIKKANENPHTSKILSNYSLMHQRFNIKTIRKANRIAGLIRNKYDVNNNIVRSAVEALENYVVNLVDPHFQLINIVTGNGRNLIQSYNVLGLQFIKFLISALRNLGGIDINFIESQVDAWEGELQNKKFIKAIAHRGDGATFDKMGGLLPRATHNFIYPHENENSKQSTIKALQSWWQSNSYLSGIECDIHLTADDVPIVTHTNNLEALYEQEMGNKDFESYSSDIRKKSYNEINKQYNKRFMTLKDWLELIENYVEHKNAQSRQSLADRLRVEIEMKHSGILTDASDDEKWRSTEKIVSEFLKKSNVSHLMDISIFNNSNVPVLRHQKAKTKTTLSQITYAQGGRPEVALKEVRFGMHQKNIGSFINQGLLDGKIVTFAPGLDHPGTGVKQFPMVKGLTNQWSVTIEQSIQSERHHRLTDMLKKRISDFVEGTGPVAIHTLTDHGEAGAENIVNRGGLPVGTPTEFLDSKKLKDTIREIKAKHPELEGKEELIEKAIQQATENNNFQSIGKYLIDNVPKLL; translated from the coding sequence ATGGTATTTGAGCGTCCCCAGAAACGAGCATCCCAAGAACCCCAGGGAAGATTTTCTAGCCAAGTCTTTCAACGGCAATATTTCAGCGATGAGGAGGAAAAACAGATTAGAAATCGTCCGATGCCGGTGGGTATGTTTAATTATGCCGCCACTTTACCTACTGCGCCCTATAGCGAACCTATCCAAGAGAAAGCGGATGAATCGGTAACACAGACGGTTTCCCCAGAAGCGGAAGCAATGAAGACGGAAAATGAGGCAGTAATTCAAGAGAAAAGCGAAAAACAGCCCAATTTAACGGGATTACCCGATGAGCTTAAAGCCGGGGTCGAGAATTTATCGGGATATTCCTTAGATGATGTCAGGGTTCATTATAATTCCCCTAAACCCGCGCAATTACAGGCATTAGCTTATACCCAAGGGAGAGAGATTCATGTCGCACCTGGACAAGAGGAACATTTACCCCATGAGGCATGGCACGTGGTTCAGCAGATGCAGGGAAGGGTGAAACCGACAATGCAGATGAAAGGGGTACAGATTAATGATGATGAGGGGTTTGAGAGGGAAGCGGACATAATGGGTTGTAATGCTTCAAAGATCCCAACTGAGAAGAAGGAAACGAACCAATCTTCTGATAGCCTTCAATTCAAACCCATAATACAGCGCGTGAAATTTGCAAATAGTAATGATTCATTGGCAAGATCACGTAATATTCCTGTATCCGAACTATCACCAGATCAAATTCTATCACTGGATTTGGCATTTCAGAATCAACCAATAAGGATGATATTAGATGATGATTGGCCGTTGGAAAATAAGGGCATGGTATTGTTTGGGAATGGGGTAATACAATGGTGTAGTATAAACGATCAAGAGTTGGAAATAATTAGGGAAAAAGCCAACAATTATTTAATAAAGAAAGCCAATGAAAACCCTCACACGAGCAAGATATTGAGTAATTATAGCTTGATGCACCAACGATTCAATATAAAAACCATACGCAAAGCGAACCGAATAGCTGGTCTAATTCGTAATAAGTATGATGTAAATAATAATATAGTTAGGAGTGCCGTCGAAGCATTGGAAAACTATGTTGTAAATCTTGTTGACCCACATTTCCAGCTTATCAATATCGTAACCGGAAACGGGCGCAACCTGATACAGAGTTATAATGTGTTGGGTCTACAATTCATTAAGTTTCTTATTTCCGCTTTGAGAAATTTGGGTGGCATCGATATTAATTTCATTGAAAGTCAAGTTGATGCCTGGGAGGGAGAACTGCAAAATAAAAAATTTATCAAAGCAATAGCTCATCGCGGTGATGGAGCAACTTTTGACAAAATGGGCGGGTTATTGCCCCGAGCCACTCATAATTTCATTTATCCACATGAAAATGAAAATAGTAAACAAAGTACGATTAAGGCTTTACAGTCATGGTGGCAGTCAAACTCCTATCTTTCTGGAATAGAATGTGATATACATCTAACGGCAGATGATGTACCTATAGTTACACACACAAACAACTTAGAAGCATTGTATGAACAAGAGATGGGGAACAAAGATTTTGAGTCCTATTCCTCTGACATACGTAAAAAATCTTATAATGAGATTAATAAGCAGTATAATAAGAGATTTATGACGCTTAAGGATTGGTTGGAATTAATAGAAAATTATGTAGAACACAAGAATGCCCAATCACGACAAAGCCTTGCTGACAGGCTAAGAGTAGAAATAGAAATGAAGCATAGTGGTATCTTGACCGACGCCAGTGATGACGAGAAGTGGCGCTCCACAGAAAAAATAGTAAGTGAGTTCTTAAAAAAATCGAACGTTAGCCACCTAATGGATATTTCAATATTTAATAATTCAAATGTACCAGTTTTGCGTCATCAAAAAGCGAAGACAAAGACGACCCTATCGCAGATCACCTACGCACAGGGAGGGAGACCAGAAGTCGCCCTCAAAGAAGTCCGATTTGGGATGCATCAGAAAAACATAGGCAGCTTCATAAACCAAGGTTTACTCGATGGAAAAATAGTCACATTCGCACCTGGACTTGACCATCCAGGTACTGGCGTAAAACAATTTCCAATGGTAAAAGGCTTAACAAATCAATGGAGCGTAACCATAGAGCAGTCTATACAAAGTGAGAGGCATCACCGGTTGACAGATATGTTAAAAAAGAGAATAAGTGATTTTGTGGAGGGAACAGGACCTGTGGCAATACATACCCTGACGGATCACGGAGAGGCAGGAGCCGAAAACATTGTGAACAGGGGCGGATTGCCAGTAGGTACCCCCACCGAATTCCTTGACAGTAAAAAATTAAAAGATACTATACGAGAGATAAAAGCCAAACACCCCGAACTGGAAGGAAAAGAAGAATTGATAGAAAAGGCAATCCAACAAGCTACTGAAAATAACAACTTCCAGTCTATAGGTAAATATTTAATAGACAACGTTCCTAAGCTATTGTAA
- a CDS encoding DUF4255 domain-containing protein, which produces MSNSLAIAAITMTLQNLIYQTLKEDLDGGNVTTLPLDKARNETTNKQINLFLYHFSSNTAFSNRHPVAQVRRGDNQKGPLALDLFYLISVYGDKDNEIESHQLLGKVMSLFHDVSKITSEIIESATVQELRESNLHQQVEQINITPLFFSFEEILKIWQGVSVSYRPCVCYQVSVVLIDSQIPLNVPLPVLFLNNGQSQVSQKTFLPSLTAIELPHRQPSAQLGDIITLRGQNLDRPNLKVKLTHNQLKQSLELDPLTDLTADKIQIKIPDIEAETVNQWYIGLYIVAVIFQEGENDQKQSNELPLVLAPRITALSPKETHEGKIYLKVNCQPPLHSKQKALVLWGDQVFPTRKQTNSAANYTRLTCQIPAASTGEYVIRLRVDGVDNIPVDFSTIPWQFDRNQIVIVS; this is translated from the coding sequence ATGAGTAATTCTCTAGCTATAGCAGCTATCACCATGACTTTACAAAATTTAATTTATCAAACGCTGAAAGAGGATCTTGATGGAGGAAATGTAACCACTTTACCCCTAGATAAAGCGCGAAATGAAACAACAAACAAGCAAATTAATCTCTTTTTATATCATTTTTCTTCTAATACAGCTTTCTCCAATCGTCATCCGGTGGCGCAAGTTCGACGCGGCGACAATCAAAAAGGCCCATTAGCCTTAGATTTATTTTATTTAATTTCTGTTTATGGCGACAAAGATAATGAAATAGAAAGCCATCAATTATTAGGAAAAGTAATGAGCTTATTTCATGATGTCAGCAAAATTACTTCAGAAATAATTGAATCAGCAACAGTTCAAGAATTAAGAGAAAGTAATTTACATCAACAGGTAGAACAAATTAATATTACTCCTTTATTTTTTTCTTTTGAGGAAATATTGAAAATTTGGCAAGGGGTTAGTGTTTCCTATCGTCCCTGTGTTTGTTATCAAGTTTCTGTAGTTTTAATTGATAGTCAAATTCCCTTAAATGTCCCTCTGCCTGTTTTATTCCTAAATAACGGACAGAGTCAAGTCTCACAAAAAACTTTTTTACCTTCTTTGACAGCAATTGAATTGCCTCATCGTCAACCTAGCGCTCAATTGGGAGATATTATTACCCTTCGAGGACAAAATTTAGATCGTCCAAATCTTAAAGTTAAGTTGACTCATAATCAATTAAAACAAAGTCTTGAACTTGATCCATTAACAGATTTAACGGCTGATAAGATACAGATTAAAATTCCTGATATCGAAGCTGAAACGGTTAATCAATGGTATATTGGTTTATATATAGTAGCTGTAATTTTTCAAGAAGGGGAAAATGACCAAAAACAATCTAATGAATTACCTTTAGTTTTAGCGCCTCGCATCACGGCTTTAAGTCCTAAAGAAACCCATGAGGGAAAAATTTACTTAAAGGTGAATTGTCAGCCACCTTTACATTCTAAACAGAAAGCACTCGTTTTATGGGGAGATCAAGTTTTTCCCACTCGTAAACAGACAAATTCTGCTGCTAACTATACCCGTTTAACTTGTCAAATTCCGGCCGCTTCTACGGGAGAATATGTGATTAGGTTACGAGTGGATGGAGTAGATAATATTCCGGTTGATTTTAGTACCATTCCTTGGCAATTTGACCGCAATCAAATCGTAATTGTTAGTTGA
- a CDS encoding substrate-binding domain-containing protein, which yields MYTHFFGKNPLFNRFPCPFGNPLSCNQLRCQAVDNPSSNECITCGFPSFLPVKTQIIGKKGRYQVQEFLGARGIGRIYKGISLMNQQDVLIKEYFLPLACFTPSEIKIRQQNFEKFNSFQLIDGRKTDYRVIIPQEAIIDIQRQRCYTITDLAVSAISLRNYLEKYGKMTEKSVWQFLDQVLQSLLFLHRQKIRFSFGLFQTGMTHGNLSLESILILLENQSFLIYLTDLAIWERTFEGTKVSDLSQLSNQESAMKQDLLDLGYVAFYLLAGTSVDVEGKPIHPHQNEYWQNTMGALKDYLFNLMGLGTLSLNTVELARQELLKIGPQITPSPVSKILLPQETSKTLNFSRLWWIGGGILALILLSLLIYWLVKKIQSSPSILLPFSEKEISQVSNLPANKIFYSAIQGSSWDYVYTQKNLVKFSESLENLLKEKQPNLYHWQYRPLATTNIKFFLNNFTNNDNDNFNFSIVSPLNSLSTQYKTFPIAYDAIAVFVAFNYTKRKDGLPYALQGKITFDQLRLLYTGKIKNWQELNPRWPNLPVKLYIPTDPEVEEIFKAKILKEPQFIAEYEALLKPSSSNSILQERILRRRTYGKEGILQSIIRDFEENNFPIGSIGFDSLSKIMGQCSVYPLAISSRENSAISPLIRQDNQEISPLTNLCNQKGSYQVNHEAIRNQTYPLSYLLEVVYFRDNRRQLVGDKFAEILKTKEGQCLLKTVQLTPFHPVNCPQP from the coding sequence GTGTATACTCATTTTTTCGGAAAAAACCCTTTATTTAACCGATTTCCTTGTCCTTTTGGCAATCCACTTTCTTGTAATCAACTACGATGCCAAGCGGTGGACAATCCTAGTTCAAATGAATGTATTACCTGTGGTTTTCCCAGTTTTTTGCCGGTAAAAACGCAAATTATCGGCAAAAAAGGACGTTATCAGGTGCAAGAGTTTTTAGGAGCTAGAGGAATCGGAAGAATTTACAAAGGAATTTCCTTAATGAATCAACAAGATGTTCTGATTAAGGAATATTTTTTACCTTTAGCTTGCTTCACTCCATCAGAAATTAAAATTCGTCAACAAAATTTTGAAAAATTTAATAGTTTTCAATTGATTGATGGACGAAAAACTGATTATCGAGTGATTATTCCTCAAGAAGCTATTATTGATATTCAAAGACAACGTTGTTACACTATTACGGATCTGGCTGTTTCTGCGATTTCTTTGCGAAATTATTTAGAAAAATATGGCAAAATGACGGAAAAATCCGTTTGGCAATTTCTCGATCAGGTCTTACAAAGCTTATTGTTTCTTCATCGTCAAAAAATTCGCTTTTCCTTTGGTCTTTTTCAGACAGGAATGACTCATGGTAATCTTTCTCTAGAAAGTATTTTAATTTTGTTAGAAAACCAGAGTTTTTTAATTTATTTGACAGATTTAGCTATATGGGAGCGGACTTTTGAGGGGACAAAAGTCAGTGATTTAAGTCAATTATCTAATCAAGAATCAGCGATGAAACAAGATTTGTTAGACTTAGGTTATGTGGCTTTTTATTTGTTAGCTGGGACTTCGGTTGATGTAGAAGGAAAACCTATTCATCCTCATCAAAATGAATATTGGCAAAATACTATGGGAGCACTCAAAGATTACTTATTTAATTTGATGGGATTAGGAACATTATCTCTCAATACCGTAGAACTTGCCAGACAAGAACTCTTAAAAATTGGTCCTCAAATTACTCCGTCGCCAGTTAGCAAAATTTTATTACCCCAAGAAACGTCAAAAACTCTTAACTTTAGCCGTTTGTGGTGGATAGGAGGAGGAATTTTAGCTTTGATTTTATTAAGTTTATTGATTTATTGGTTAGTCAAAAAAATTCAATCATCTCCCTCAATTTTATTGCCATTTTCTGAAAAAGAAATTTCTCAAGTTTCTAATCTTCCTGCTAACAAGATATTTTATAGTGCGATTCAAGGAAGTAGTTGGGACTATGTTTATACCCAAAAAAACTTAGTGAAATTTAGTGAAAGTTTGGAAAATTTGCTCAAAGAAAAGCAACCTAATTTATATCATTGGCAGTATCGACCTTTAGCCACCACAAATATCAAATTTTTTCTCAATAATTTTACTAATAATGATAATGATAATTTTAATTTTAGTATAGTTAGTCCTCTTAATTCTCTTTCTACTCAATATAAAACTTTTCCTATTGCTTATGATGCGATCGCTGTTTTTGTCGCTTTTAACTATACTAAAAGAAAAGATGGCCTTCCTTATGCGCTACAAGGAAAAATTACCTTTGATCAATTACGATTACTTTACACAGGAAAAATCAAAAATTGGCAAGAATTAAATCCTCGCTGGCCTAATTTACCCGTAAAACTTTATATACCAACTGATCCTGAAGTTGAAGAAATTTTTAAAGCTAAAATTTTAAAAGAACCCCAGTTTATTGCTGAATATGAAGCTTTACTTAAACCCTCTTCTTCTAATTCTATTCTTCAAGAACGAATTCTCCGCCGTCGTACTTATGGGAAAGAGGGGATTTTACAATCTATAATTAGGGATTTTGAAGAAAATAATTTTCCTATAGGTAGCATTGGTTTTGACAGTTTAAGTAAAATTATGGGTCAATGTTCTGTATATCCCTTAGCCATATCTTCTCGGGAAAATTCAGCCATTTCTCCCCTAATTAGACAAGATAATCAAGAAATTTCCCCTCTAACAAATCTCTGTAATCAGAAAGGAAGTTATCAGGTAAACCATGAGGCAATTAGAAATCAAACTTATCCTTTATCTTATCTTTTAGAAGTCGTTTATTTTCGAGATAACCGTCGTCAATTAGTGGGAGATAAATTTGCAGAAATTTTAAAGACAAAAGAGGGTCAATGTTTGCTTAAAACTGTTCAACTAACTCCTTTTCATCCCGTTAACTGTCCTCAACCTTAA
- a CDS encoding Nif11-like leader peptide family natural product precursor — protein MARENVVKLFRDVQKNPSLKKTLNQANNLKGFVTLAQELGYDFTLQEWQDLTAFKVEEYQCEISEIPGL, from the coding sequence ATGGCTAGAGAAAATGTAGTTAAACTTTTCCGAGATGTTCAAAAAAATCCGAGTTTAAAAAAAACCTTAAATCAAGCCAATAATCTTAAGGGATTTGTCACCCTTGCTCAGGAATTAGGTTATGATTTTACCTTACAAGAGTGGCAGGATCTTACTGCTTTTAAAGTCGAAGAATATCAATGTGAAATATCCGAAATTCCGGGTCTATAA
- a CDS encoding DUF4280 domain-containing protein, with product MGLLVVMGATLQCVPFGTTPSSLIVIPKGLPVFASNRFAATIMDFAPLVNILPFGLCNSLANPTVASATAAALGVLTPMPCIPVTVSPWKPGALKTLINNFNALTDSSICNCTWGGIIKITNPGQFTVQVN from the coding sequence ATGGGTCTATTAGTGGTAATGGGAGCAACTTTACAATGTGTTCCTTTTGGGACTACACCAAGTTCTTTAATAGTTATTCCAAAAGGTCTTCCAGTTTTTGCGAGTAACCGTTTTGCTGCGACTATTATGGATTTTGCGCCTTTAGTGAATATACTACCCTTCGGATTGTGTAATTCCCTAGCCAATCCTACGGTTGCTTCTGCTACTGCTGCTGCACTGGGTGTTTTAACTCCTATGCCTTGTATTCCCGTCACCGTTTCTCCTTGGAAACCAGGTGCATTGAAAACCCTAATCAATAATTTTAATGCTTTAACTGATTCTTCAATTTGTAATTGTACATGGGGAGGGATAATTAAAATTACCAACCCCGGACAATTTACGGTTCAAGTTAACTAA
- a CDS encoding phage tail protein, translated as MSNSTEDNYGLNYVTANRFYIEMQEQGEVSASFSECSGLRVKRNYETRFEGGVNHQQRIILGQTEFSEVTLKRGLSNDLAFLGWTSTIFSQLEPQNSRQIDTHRRNINILLFNQGGEILQCWTLIGAIPVVWQISPLQAESKAVVIEELTLAYEGLKVVVNLDSQNPTGNSKGGAATVHKQGRKSENKGFFESN; from the coding sequence ATGTCTAATTCAACAGAAGATAATTATGGTTTAAATTATGTTACTGCGAATCGTTTTTACATTGAAATGCAGGAACAGGGAGAAGTTAGCGCAAGTTTTAGCGAATGTTCAGGATTGCGAGTGAAGCGGAATTATGAAACTCGTTTTGAAGGCGGAGTGAATCATCAACAACGCATTATTTTAGGACAGACAGAATTTTCCGAAGTAACATTAAAACGAGGATTAAGCAATGATTTAGCCTTTTTAGGCTGGACAAGTACAATTTTTAGCCAATTAGAACCCCAAAATTCTCGACAAATTGACACTCATCGCCGCAACATCAATATTTTGCTGTTTAATCAAGGAGGTGAAATCTTGCAATGTTGGACATTAATTGGCGCAATTCCAGTAGTTTGGCAAATTTCTCCTCTTCAAGCGGAGTCTAAGGCAGTGGTTATTGAAGAATTAACCCTCGCCTATGAAGGATTAAAAGTAGTCGTTAATTTAGATTCCCAAAATCCAACAGGTAATTCTAAAGGTGGTGCTGCAACTGTGCATAAACAAGGAAGAAAATCAGAAAATAAAGGATTTTTTGAGAGTAATTAA